One Bacillota bacterium DNA window includes the following coding sequences:
- a CDS encoding extracellular solute-binding protein has product MRARGAPAAADRRRSGPALLLAALLLAGCAAPGAGGSASPASGAGRAGTGGGPSSCRGAIVRVAYAASLLDLMEHRLRPAFEQATGCRLRGYPGGSQGLAQQIRSGLRRVDVFVSASPSVNGLLEEASSAQRLRWYVAFAEAPLVIAYNPRSRFAAELRRRPWYEVLAEPGFRLGRTDPRLDPKGALTLRLVEAASARYHLPDLPGRLLGSAGNPAQIFPEEELLGRLEAGQLDAGFFYANEAKAAGLPVLVPEAAIDPAATYTFTLLEGAPEPQAGVAFLRWLAGEQGRALLAASGLRLLPLRLSGDPRAVPAELAPLLGVGR; this is encoded by the coding sequence GTGCGGGCTAGGGGAGCGCCCGCGGCCGCGGATCGCCGGCGTTCCGGGCCCGCCCTCCTCCTGGCGGCGCTCCTCCTGGCGGGCTGCGCCGCCCCGGGCGCGGGCGGGAGCGCCTCCCCGGCCTCCGGCGCGGGGAGGGCCGGGACCGGGGGAGGCCCCTCGTCCTGCCGGGGCGCCATCGTCCGCGTGGCCTACGCGGCCTCGCTGCTCGACCTGATGGAACACCGCCTCCGACCGGCCTTCGAGCAGGCCACCGGCTGCCGCCTCCGGGGCTACCCGGGCGGCTCGCAGGGGCTCGCGCAGCAGATCCGGAGCGGCCTCAGGCGGGTCGACGTCTTCGTCAGCGCCAGCCCCTCCGTCAACGGCCTGCTGGAGGAGGCTTCCTCCGCCCAGCGGCTCCGCTGGTACGTCGCCTTCGCCGAGGCGCCGCTGGTGATCGCCTACAACCCGCGGAGCCGCTTCGCCGCGGAGCTGCGCCGCCGGCCCTGGTACGAGGTGCTGGCGGAACCGGGCTTCCGCCTGGGGCGCACCGACCCGCGCCTGGATCCCAAGGGCGCGCTCACCCTCCGCCTGGTGGAGGCGGCGTCCGCGCGCTACCACCTGCCCGACCTGCCTGGCCGCCTGCTGGGCTCCGCCGGAAACCCGGCGCAGATCTTCCCCGAGGAGGAGCTCCTGGGCCGCCTCGAAGCGGGCCAGCTGGACGCCGGCTTCTTCTACGCCAACGAGGCGAAGGCCGCCGGCCTCCCCGTCCTCGTCCCCGAGGCCGCCATCGACCCCGCGGCCACCTACACCTTCACCCTGCTGGAGGGTGCGCCCGAGCCGCAGGCCGGCGTCGCCTTCCTGCGCTGGCTGGCGGGCGAGCAGGGCCGGGCGCTCCTCGCCGCCTCCGGCCTCCGGCTCCTGCCGCTCCGCCTCTCCGGCGATCCCCGGGCGGTGCCGGCCGAGCTGGCGCCGCTCCTGGGGGTGGGCCGGTGA
- a CDS encoding ATP-binding cassette domain-containing protein, with amino-acid sequence MRAGGTADSGRAAAGLRPARGPLPWLAGLLALYLLAPVAAYLVEAGRAAAGGLLPPADAQGLRAALGVSLTAATLATAAVAAGGIPLGYFLARRRGRAGRWLGLLEALVQLPLALPPLVSGILLLLVAGPYAPLGRWTGGALTDSLAGVVLAEAFVSAPFLVISAESAFAALDPALEAVAATLGLGPAARFARILLPAAWPGVRAGLLLAWLRAFGDFGATVMVAYHPASLPVYTYVQFESGGLEAALLPVAPALLLALLVLGLSRRLSAPLPRRRAAGRLAAGEPPSAAVRAAAAAAPAAAAKPLAFHLRARLPGFTLELAYAARSPRLALVGPSGSGKSLTLRLLAGVEAAGGGRLRLGEEELGERPAEARGVGYVPQEYGLFPHLRVGEQLLLAARGDAAEARRWLERLGLAPLAWRLPGQLSGGQRQRVALGRALAARPRLLLLDEPFSALDAPLRRELRLELRRLQRETGLATVLATHDPEEAALLADELLVIEGGRLLQAGPVRELFERPATPLVARLLGLPNTFAGRLEGGRLALPGGPRLPLPPAEVASGLPSDGGEVMWSLPPEALRLLPGADAAVPRPGWALLEGRLLEIAWAGGREEAWVELPGGLPLLVRPPAGGLAARGGRGRLVPGMPCRLLYPLSALRLWPRREPPPPTAPPPPGRRGRAGRDGARPAG; translated from the coding sequence GTGAGGGCGGGCGGGACCGCGGACTCGGGGCGCGCCGCGGCAGGCCTGCGCCCGGCGCGCGGCCCGCTGCCCTGGCTGGCGGGCCTCCTCGCCCTCTACCTCCTGGCGCCCGTCGCCGCCTATCTGGTCGAGGCGGGCCGGGCGGCCGCCGGCGGCCTCCTCCCGCCGGCGGATGCGCAGGGGCTGCGGGCGGCGCTGGGCGTCTCGCTGACGGCGGCGACGCTGGCCACCGCCGCCGTGGCCGCGGGCGGGATCCCGCTGGGCTACTTCCTGGCGCGCCGCCGCGGCCGCGCCGGCCGCTGGCTCGGCCTGCTGGAGGCGCTGGTCCAGCTGCCGCTGGCGCTGCCGCCCCTGGTGAGCGGCATCCTCCTCCTCCTGGTGGCGGGCCCCTACGCGCCGCTGGGGCGCTGGACCGGCGGGGCGCTCACCGACTCGCTGGCGGGGGTGGTGCTGGCCGAGGCCTTCGTCAGCGCACCCTTCCTGGTGATCTCCGCCGAATCGGCCTTCGCCGCCCTGGACCCCGCGCTGGAGGCGGTGGCTGCCACCCTGGGCCTGGGGCCGGCGGCCCGCTTCGCCCGCATCCTCCTGCCCGCCGCCTGGCCGGGCGTGCGCGCGGGCCTCCTGCTCGCCTGGCTGCGGGCCTTCGGCGACTTCGGGGCGACGGTGATGGTCGCCTACCACCCCGCCTCGCTGCCGGTCTACACCTACGTCCAGTTCGAGAGCGGCGGGCTGGAGGCGGCGCTCCTGCCGGTGGCGCCGGCGCTGCTCCTGGCCCTCCTGGTGCTCGGCCTCTCGCGCCGCCTCTCCGCACCCCTCCCCCGGCGCCGCGCGGCCGGACGGCTCGCCGCCGGGGAGCCGCCTTCCGCGGCCGTCCGGGCGGCGGCCGCCGCCGCGCCGGCAGCCGCCGCGAAGCCGCTCGCCTTCCACCTCCGGGCGCGCCTGCCCGGCTTCACGCTGGAGCTGGCCTACGCCGCCCGCTCGCCACGCCTCGCCCTCGTGGGCCCGTCCGGCTCGGGCAAGTCGCTCACCCTGCGCCTCCTGGCGGGCGTGGAGGCGGCGGGAGGGGGGCGCCTCCGCCTGGGGGAGGAGGAGCTGGGGGAACGGCCCGCCGAAGCGCGCGGCGTCGGCTACGTGCCCCAGGAGTACGGCCTCTTCCCCCACCTGCGCGTGGGCGAGCAACTCCTCCTGGCCGCCCGCGGCGACGCGGCCGAAGCGCGCCGCTGGCTCGAGCGGCTCGGCCTGGCGCCGCTGGCCTGGCGCCTGCCCGGCCAGCTCTCGGGCGGCCAGCGCCAGCGGGTGGCGCTGGGCCGGGCGCTGGCCGCCCGCCCCCGCCTCCTCCTCCTGGACGAGCCGTTCTCCGCCCTGGACGCCCCGCTGCGGCGGGAGCTGCGGCTGGAGCTGCGGCGCCTGCAGCGCGAGACCGGCCTGGCCACCGTGCTGGCCACCCACGACCCCGAGGAGGCGGCGCTCCTGGCCGACGAGCTGCTGGTCATCGAGGGCGGCCGCCTGCTGCAGGCGGGGCCCGTGCGCGAGCTCTTCGAGCGCCCGGCCACCCCGCTGGTGGCCCGCCTGCTCGGCCTGCCCAACACCTTCGCCGGCCGCCTCGAGGGCGGCCGCCTGGCGCTCCCCGGCGGCCCGCGCCTGCCGCTCCCCCCCGCGGAGGTCGCCTCCGGCCTCCCGTCCGACGGCGGCGAGGTGATGTGGTCGCTGCCCCCCGAGGCGCTCCGCCTCCTGCCCGGCGCCGACGCGGCGGTACCACGGCCGGGGTGGGCGCTCCTGGAGGGCCGGCTGCTCGAGATCGCCTGGGCCGGGGGAAGGGAGGAGGCGTGGGTGGAGCTTCCGGGCGGCCTGCCGCTCCTCGTCCGGCCGCCCGCCGGCGGCCTCGCCGCCCGCGGCGGACGGGGACGGCTCGTTCCGGGCATGCCCTGTCGCCTTCTCTATCCGCTCTCCGCGCTCCGGCTGTGGCCCCGCCGGGAGCCGCCGCCCCCTACGGCTCCGCCCCCGCCTGGGCGGCGCGGCCGCGCCGGCCGAGACGGCGCCCGCCCAGCTGGATGA